A region of Vitis riparia cultivar Riparia Gloire de Montpellier isolate 1030 chromosome 12, EGFV_Vit.rip_1.0, whole genome shotgun sequence DNA encodes the following proteins:
- the LOC117927386 gene encoding autophagy-related protein 8C-like, producing the protein MAKISFKMEHPLERRQAEAARIREKYPDRIPVIVERAEKSDIPDIDKKKYLVPADLTVGQFVYVVRKRIKLSPEKAIFIFIKNILPPTAAMMSAIYEENKDEDGFLYMTYSGENTFGSLIM; encoded by the exons ATGGCCAAAATCTCATTCAAGATGGAGCACCCTCTCG AAAGGAGGCAGGCAGAAGCTGCTCGCATCAGAGAGAAGTATCCGGACAGAATACCA GTGATTGTGGAAAGGGCTGAAAAGAGTGACATTCCTGACATTGATAAGAAAAA ATACCTGGTTCCTGCGGATCTGACTGTTGGCCAGTTTGTTTATGTTGTCCGGAAGAGGATTAAGCTCAGTCCTGAGAAGGCGATATTCATTTTTATCAAGAACATTCTGCCGCCAACTG CGGCTATGATGTCTGCAATTTATGAGGAAAACAAGGATGAAGATGGTTTTCTCTACATGACCTACAGTGGGGAGAACACATTTGGTTCACTTATAATGTAA